A part of Halalkalicoccus subterraneus genomic DNA contains:
- a CDS encoding dihydroneopterin aldolase family protein, with translation MPTDSEIACFEAGIKFGTLYHQFTGTPVDHESAPGLERAIEEAIENQPHCVEASVTIHEDRLDEAIDPAIGYTELQGPLMDAEIRVEYEGHGVLTKMELEDGYPRMYVASVEG, from the coding sequence ATGCCCACCGACAGCGAGATCGCCTGTTTCGAAGCCGGCATCAAGTTCGGCACGCTGTACCACCAGTTCACCGGGACGCCGGTCGATCACGAGAGCGCCCCCGGCCTCGAACGAGCCATCGAAGAGGCGATCGAGAACCAACCCCACTGTGTCGAGGCGTCGGTGACGATCCACGAGGACCGACTCGACGAGGCGATCGACCCCGCGATCGGTTACACCGAACTGCAGGGCCCACTGATGGACGCCGAGATCCGCGTCGAGTACGAGGGGCACGGGGTCCTCACGAAAATGGAACTCGAAGACGGCTACCCCCGAATGTACGTCGCGAGCGTCGAGGGTTGA
- a CDS encoding DUF5789 family protein — protein sequence MSDDDSREQGVEFGEFEETMEEIDYPIDNDELLEQHGDDELELSGEPTTLSEVLDPIQDDEQTYETEEDLETMVMNMVGDDAVGREGYSDRGGSAESENMEEERDEQESF from the coding sequence ATGAGCGACGACGATTCCAGAGAGCAGGGTGTCGAGTTCGGCGAATTCGAGGAGACGATGGAGGAGATCGATTACCCGATCGACAACGACGAGTTGCTCGAGCAGCACGGCGACGACGAACTCGAGCTCTCGGGCGAGCCGACGACCCTCTCGGAGGTCCTCGACCCCATACAGGACGACGAGCAGACCTACGAGACCGAGGAGGACCTCGAGACGATGGTCATGAACATGGTCGGCGACGACGCGGTCGGTCGGGAGGGCTATTCGGATCGCGGCGGTTCGGCCGAGTCCGAGAACATGGAGGAGGAGCGCGACGAACAGGAGTCCTTCTAA
- a CDS encoding DUF5790 family protein, with translation MSQSTLDDDELLGEAASEIRADVEANMEAARAELPSADAIWDVDAENTLGVLNSLKSSLDAGDAAENLRDARKWFMVGERADAFEDPDALEEELEELADLIGTVEGAREQVTDLTSTVPELRGELEEAGTGEGEPETSDEADDEDDLEE, from the coding sequence ATGAGCCAGTCGACCCTGGACGACGACGAACTGCTCGGCGAGGCCGCAAGCGAGATCCGTGCCGACGTCGAGGCGAACATGGAGGCCGCCCGAGCCGAACTGCCGAGCGCCGACGCGATCTGGGACGTCGACGCCGAGAACACCCTCGGGGTGCTCAACTCGCTGAAGTCCTCGCTCGACGCCGGCGACGCCGCCGAAAACCTCCGGGACGCCCGCAAGTGGTTCATGGTCGGCGAGCGCGCCGACGCCTTCGAGGACCCCGACGCGCTCGAAGAGGAACTCGAGGAGCTGGCGGACCTCATCGGGACGGTCGAGGGCGCCCGCGAGCAGGTGACCGACCTCACGAGCACCGTCCCCGAGCTTCGCGGCGAACTGGAAGAGGCGGGTACCGGTGAAGGAGAACCAGAAACGAGCGACGAAGCGGACGACGAGGACGACCTCGAGGAGTGA
- a CDS encoding creatininase family protein: MHLSEVTWTDAADAETDLALLPVGSTEQHGPHAPLGTDVETAKAVAEAASEAYDGEAVVAPAIPVSIAEEHRHFSGTLWVSPDTFRSYVRETVASLAFHGWDRVILVNGHGGNVPALGEVCATISRHDAANALAYTWFEGVGDHRSDMGHGGPLETALLRWIDPDLVREDRIEEAREGAAERWGEWVSRVNLAVDSAEFTENGVVGDPGEESGERGEELLALASAALVELMEVVEGRDFTPLERR, translated from the coding sequence ATGCACCTCTCGGAGGTCACCTGGACCGACGCCGCCGACGCGGAGACGGATCTGGCCCTCCTTCCGGTCGGCAGCACCGAACAGCACGGCCCGCACGCCCCGCTCGGAACCGACGTCGAAACTGCGAAGGCGGTTGCCGAGGCCGCGAGCGAGGCCTACGATGGCGAGGCGGTCGTCGCGCCGGCGATCCCGGTTTCGATCGCGGAAGAACACCGTCACTTTTCGGGAACGCTGTGGGTCTCGCCGGACACCTTCCGCTCCTACGTCCGCGAGACGGTCGCCAGCCTCGCGTTCCACGGCTGGGATCGGGTGATCCTCGTCAACGGCCACGGGGGCAACGTCCCCGCGCTGGGCGAGGTCTGTGCAACGATATCGCGACACGACGCCGCCAACGCCCTCGCCTACACGTGGTTCGAGGGTGTCGGCGACCACCGGAGCGACATGGGCCACGGCGGCCCGCTCGAAACCGCCCTACTCCGGTGGATCGACCCCGACCTCGTCCGGGAGGACCGGATCGAGGAGGCGCGAGAGGGCGCCGCCGAGCGCTGGGGCGAGTGGGTCTCGCGGGTGAACCTCGCGGTCGACTCGGCGGAGTTCACCGAAAACGGCGTCGTCGGCGATCCGGGGGAGGAATCGGGAGAGCGCGGCGAGGAGCTACTGGCGCTGGCGAGCGCAGCGCTGGTCGAACTCATGGAGGTGGTCGAGGGGCGCGATTTCACGCCGCTCGAACGGCGCTGA